TCAGTGCTATTCCAGTCAACAGTTTGAGCTCGTTATTTCTCTATCTAAAAGAAAGTAGCGAATTAATAGAGATATCTTTAGAATCAGACGAATATATTCTTGTTGGGAAAATTGTGGAGGTTTTTGATAAGTCATTTACATTAGATGAAATTAGTGCTGACGGGAAACCACTAAGAAAAGAAAATATAAAATTTGTGTTGGTAAGAAGTGTTGGAATAGAGACAGATTATCTTAAATCCTTAAAATTGTATATTGATAAATATAGCTAATTGTCTCCTTCGTTACCGGAATTATAATATAACAAAAAAATAGGAGGAAAATCATTTCATTTTCCTCCTATTCAATTAATCAGGCGGCGGTTTATTCAACCTGGCCTAATGAATTCCCATATTCCATTTCTCCCTGTACAACAAAGAGAATATCTTCGGGATTAAATTCTCCTATACCATCTTTTTTTGCTTCCTTCACAATGTAATCCACGATTTCGTCCTGGTCGATGTTTACATATCCGTCGGCGTCGGGTTGTGCGTCCAGACATCCGCTTGTGGTATAGTAATCCACCATCACGTCAAGGAAATAGTAGAGCTCATCGTCCGTGAACTTGTCTTTCAAGTCCTGTGGCAAAAAATTCTTGATGAATTCAACGGTCTTTTCGTCGTCTTCATCTTCCAATAAGAAATCATCTTCTAAGCCCATAGTCTGTTTTTATTTTGAGAGTCCTTAATATTAAAAACCTTCTTTATAATAATGAATCGATTTTAGCCTGGAATACAGCCTTTGTTGCTGCTCCAACTTGCTTGTCTACCACCTCACCGTCTTTGATGAACAGCACGGTCGGTACGTTGCGGATGCCGAATTTAGAAACCAAGTCATCGTTCTCTTCGATATCACACTTTCCAACAGTTACTTTACCTTCGTATTCTGTAGCCAGTTCTTCGATAGCCGGTCCGATTTGTTTGCAAGGACCACACCATGTTGCCCAAAAATCTACTACTAAAGGTTTTCCGCTTTGAAGTAATTCTTCAAAATTATTGTCTGTGATTGCTAAAGCCATAATTAATTTCTTTTTTTTGTAATTTCTATATGCGCAAATATAATATTAATTAATCTGATATTCAAGATCGGGGTGCTCATTTATGTAATTTATGAGTTTTTTTCCAACCGATAGTTTGGTGGACCTTGCCATGAAATCGACGCTGTAATTCGCTTCGTCGTCAAACACTTTAAAGTAAAGCTCTGTTTTTCCAGGGCTTTCATAGCTCAGGATGGAGAGTTCTGTTACCACTTCCTGGTTTAGTGCCATCAGCGGTATTTTTATCGTCATCTTTTCTATCAAGGTGTCTTTCACGTCGGGCAACAGCTCGATGGAGGTAATCTTGACATCCAGTTCATCGGGCTTCCATTGGCGTGGCAGACACCTTCCTTTGATGTAGAGGAACATCCCAACCGAAAGGAAGTTTCTCCATTCGATGTAGTCGTTCCCAAAGAAAGGCAGCTCGTTGGAACCCGAGAAGTCTTCAATCTTCACAATGGCGAAAGGTTTTCCTGTCTTTCCCATCCCTTCGCGAACGTTCGTCACGATTCCACCGAACGTCATTTCCCGGTTTACCAGCGATGCCCTGTCCGAGAATTCAACCATTTTTGTGTTGCAAACATCGTTCAGGATGATGGAATATTCATCCAACGGATGGGCGGAAAGGTAGATTCCCACCAATTCCTTTTCCTTGTTCAGACGTTCCAGGTCGCTCCATCTGGATGCCGGAAGAATTTCCGGGGTGGCAATTTCGATAACATTATCGCCTCCGAAGAGAGAGTTCACCGCTGCAGCCTTGTCTAGTTGATATTTATTTCCATAGCGAACCAGTGTCTCGAGGAATGTTTCCCCTTTTGTATTGGCTGCAAAAAACTGTTCGCGTTTAATTTCTGTAAAGTTGTCGAATCCGCCGGCCAGAGCCAGGTTTTCAATGTTCTTTTTATTGCAGGCATTCAGGTTTACCCGTTGCACAAAATCGAAGATTCCGGTGAACGGTCCGTTGTTGTCACGTTCCTCAACAATGGCCTGTACTGCACTTTCGCCTACCCCTTTAATGGCTCCCAATCCGAAGCGGACGTTTCCATCCTTGTTTACTGTAAACTTCAGATTACTTTCATTGATATCCGGACCCAGTACCAGTATATTCATCGCTTTACATTCGTCCATCAGTTTGGTGATTTCGGTAATGTTCGAGATGTTCCGACTCATGGTGGCTGCCATATACTCCGAAGGATAATTCGCCTTCAGGTAGGCTGTTTGATAAGCTACCCAGGAGTAGCAGGTAGCG
The Bacteroides sedimenti genome window above contains:
- the trxA gene encoding thioredoxin — encoded protein: MALAITDNNFEELLQSGKPLVVDFWATWCGPCKQIGPAIEELATEYEGKVTVGKCDIEENDDLVSKFGIRNVPTVLFIKDGEVVDKQVGAATKAVFQAKIDSLL